One window of Sphingobium sp. HWE2-09 genomic DNA carries:
- a CDS encoding transglutaminase-like domain-containing protein, whose translation MFIRAGYEIAFMANVATPMVTMLNLHPSRRPDLVTPHQVVTSQRVDMEDYVDSFGNICTRLTVPPGGVTLSCDFIVSDSGEVDRQVYDAHQHSPDTLPPEIMVYLLGSRYCDTDRLSGIAWALFGNTQPGWPRVQAIVDYVHAHLTYGYQFARSTRTAYEAHQERVGVCRDFAHLAVALCRCMNIPARYCSGYLGDIGIPPVDIAMDFHAWFEVYLGGAWHSFDARHRVPRIGRILMAAGRDAADTALTTAFGPVWLNSFNVHTDEVDDVDCPVEARRLAA comes from the coding sequence ATGTTCATTCGGGCCGGGTACGAAATAGCATTCATGGCTAATGTGGCGACCCCGATGGTCACCATGCTCAATCTGCATCCCAGCCGCCGCCCGGACCTTGTAACCCCGCATCAGGTGGTGACGAGCCAGCGCGTCGATATGGAGGATTATGTCGATAGTTTCGGCAATATCTGCACCCGCCTGACGGTGCCGCCCGGCGGGGTCACGCTATCCTGCGACTTCATCGTATCGGACAGCGGCGAGGTAGACCGGCAGGTATATGATGCGCATCAGCATTCGCCCGATACGCTCCCGCCCGAAATCATGGTTTATCTACTGGGCAGCCGATATTGCGACACCGATCGCCTGTCCGGCATCGCCTGGGCGCTGTTCGGCAATACGCAACCCGGCTGGCCGCGAGTGCAGGCGATCGTGGACTATGTCCATGCGCACCTCACCTACGGCTATCAGTTCGCGCGATCCACGCGCACAGCCTATGAGGCGCATCAGGAACGGGTCGGCGTATGCCGCGATTTTGCGCATCTGGCGGTCGCGCTGTGCCGGTGCATGAACATTCCCGCGCGCTATTGCAGCGGATATCTGGGCGATATCGGCATTCCCCCGGTGGATATCGCCATGGACTTCCACGCCTGGTTCGAAGTGTATCTAGGCGGTGCCTGGCACAGCTTCGATGCTCGCCATCGCGTGCCCCGCATCGGCCGTATCCTCATGGCCGCTGGACGCGACGCTGCGGACACTGCGCTCACCACCGCCTTCGGACCGGTATGGTTGAACAGCTTCAACGTGCATACCGACGAAGTGGACGATGTCGATTGCCCCGTAGAGGCCAGACGGCTGGCGGCATAA
- a CDS encoding PRC-barrel domain-containing protein, producing MSDDKLTESDTVPTNLLLASNKVDGTKVTSRDGDALGSVHSFMINKRNGHVTYAVLSLGGFLGLGKSYYPIPFQMLSYDHVADGYIVTIDRRLLEGGPSWSNNAPDFNQAYADRVSNYYGLPPVDLSLT from the coding sequence ATGTCCGACGATAAACTGACCGAATCCGATACCGTCCCCACCAACCTGCTGCTCGCGTCGAACAAGGTCGATGGCACCAAGGTGACAAGCCGCGATGGCGATGCGCTGGGATCGGTCCACAGCTTCATGATCAACAAGAGAAACGGCCATGTGACCTATGCGGTGCTTAGCCTGGGCGGATTTCTGGGCCTCGGGAAAAGCTATTATCCCATCCCGTTCCAGATGCTGTCCTACGATCATGTAGCGGACGGCTATATCGTGACGATCGACCGCCGCTTGCTGGAAGGCGGCCCCAGCTGGTCGAACAATGCGCCTGATTTCAATCAGGCCTATGCCGACCGCGTGTCCAACTATTACGGCCTGCCGCCAGTCGATCTGTCGCTGACCTGA
- a CDS encoding opacity protein has product MKKFLLAAAMCCALPMAAMAQETAPDGTDAFGVEPYVGILGGYHSFDKDSEFGSPFGGRMNGALISGIAGVNIPLGPVFVGAEGNATKGFSDIDWEYGVRGRVGARAGESGMIFASAGYQWVNGKRGYSDQKDWIYGVGVEVGPKDIGLGGITGNSGVRIRLQMETYDFDSLRPMGGVVFHF; this is encoded by the coding sequence ATGAAGAAGTTTCTACTTGCCGCCGCAATGTGCTGCGCCCTTCCGATGGCAGCGATGGCGCAAGAGACCGCGCCTGACGGCACCGACGCTTTTGGCGTGGAACCCTATGTCGGCATTCTGGGTGGCTATCATTCCTTCGACAAGGACAGCGAATTCGGGTCGCCCTTCGGCGGTCGCATGAACGGCGCGCTGATCAGCGGTATCGCGGGCGTCAACATTCCCCTCGGCCCGGTGTTCGTCGGCGCTGAAGGCAATGCCACCAAGGGCTTCAGCGACATCGATTGGGAATATGGCGTTCGTGGCCGCGTCGGTGCACGCGCCGGCGAAAGCGGCATGATCTTCGCGTCGGCCGGCTACCAGTGGGTGAACGGCAAGCGCGGTTATAGCGACCAGAAGGACTGGATCTATGGCGTCGGCGTCGAAGTCGGCCCCAAGGACATCGGTCTGGGCGGCATCACCGGCAACAGCGGCGTTCGCATCCGTCTGCAGATGGAAACCTATGATTTCGACAGCCTCCGTCCCATGGGCGGCGTCGTTTTCCACTTCTAA
- a CDS encoding cobalamin-independent methionine synthase II family protein: MSIATTHVGSLPRGDALTPLLLARDKGEAYDAALFDTTVQQAVSDAVGAQIDAGVSIVSDGELGKVGYSTYMIERLSGFGGHIDRKVAADLAPLPELRQKLAAIMGSQEFTRASCIGPVRLVTLEPLHDDIRRFKAALADQPDTRAFMNAASPGLITAFQVNRHYPSHEAYLADLVDAMREEYETIVAAGFDLQLDCPDLAMSRHTGYQDASEDEFVKIAAANVEALNAATANIPADRMRMHICWGNYEGPHDHDISLEKVIDIVLAARPATVLFEGANPCHEHEWTVWRDAAQRGVLPDDKILAPGLIDTCSNYVEHPELIAQRIERFAGIVGKDRVVASTDCGFGTFAGYGKIDPAVTWKKLRSLRAGADLADARL; the protein is encoded by the coding sequence ATGTCCATAGCCACCACCCATGTCGGTAGCCTGCCGCGCGGCGACGCGCTGACGCCGCTGTTGTTGGCCCGTGACAAGGGCGAAGCCTATGACGCCGCGCTGTTCGATACGACGGTGCAGCAGGCCGTGTCCGACGCGGTCGGTGCACAGATCGATGCGGGCGTGTCCATCGTCAGCGATGGCGAATTGGGCAAGGTCGGCTATTCCACCTATATGATCGAGCGATTGTCGGGCTTTGGCGGGCATATCGACCGGAAGGTCGCCGCAGACCTCGCTCCGTTGCCGGAATTGCGGCAGAAGCTGGCGGCGATCATGGGGAGCCAGGAGTTTACGCGTGCGTCGTGCATCGGGCCGGTGCGGCTGGTGACGCTGGAGCCGTTGCATGACGATATCCGTCGGTTCAAGGCTGCGCTGGCCGACCAACCGGATACCCGCGCCTTCATGAACGCGGCGTCCCCCGGCCTGATCACCGCCTTCCAGGTCAACCGCCATTATCCCAGCCATGAAGCCTATCTGGCCGATCTGGTCGATGCGATGCGCGAGGAATATGAGACGATCGTCGCGGCAGGATTCGACCTGCAGCTCGATTGCCCCGACCTCGCCATGTCGCGCCATACCGGTTATCAGGACGCGAGCGAGGACGAGTTCGTCAAGATCGCGGCCGCCAATGTCGAGGCGTTGAACGCGGCGACCGCCAATATCCCGGCGGACCGGATGCGGATGCATATTTGCTGGGGCAATTATGAAGGGCCGCATGATCATGACATTTCGCTGGAGAAGGTGATCGACATCGTGCTGGCCGCCCGCCCGGCGACCGTGTTGTTCGAAGGCGCCAATCCGTGCCACGAGCATGAATGGACGGTGTGGCGCGACGCCGCCCAGCGCGGCGTGTTGCCGGACGACAAGATATTGGCCCCCGGCCTGATCGATACCTGTTCCAACTATGTCGAACATCCCGAATTGATCGCCCAGCGGATCGAGCGCTTTGCCGGGATCGTCGGCAAGGACCGGGTGGTTGCCAGCACCGATTGCGGGTTCGGCACCTTTGCCGGATATGGCAAGATCGATCCGGCGGTGACGTGGAAGAAGCTGCGGTCGCTGCGCGCCGGGGCGGACTTGGCGGATGCACGGCTGTGA
- a CDS encoding SUMF1/EgtB/PvdO family nonheme iron enzyme translates to MIHSLPGGGRGVIRALVAAWAMALLALAGPARAAEEPRLALVIVNGAYQSFDKLGSTYADGDKVATALNATGFIDASGDGPVQVRRDLSREAMGQAVADFRAKLAAAGPKAFGTLYFSGHGAALGSYGDVMLLPVDAGRDLTPQSATLTRAALTHNLLGSGAKTVLIVLDMCRNVLPAPPPSLTQMIAAETGTDASAVGELAGSKGLRRMVRAPAAAIRPDQGYLVAFSTSADQVAFDDGIFSKVLAEEIRRPQQNIADALKRVSDRVALSSGKNFQKPTFDYGLQGAPPCFISCDRAASDRFYDCANCPWMRAIPAGLTPFGSPVSEPGRGGDEVAQADVKIDRPFAIGVYEVTIAEWNACVRDNACTKLGNWAKENPNPLIPATDISYEDAQAFVAWLSVQSGRAYRLPSEQEWEYASRGGASTAFPWGDDISPSMANYDHTARYHGSDTAPYRGYPEAVNSYPANAFGLNQMQGNVWEWTSGCTDTSCRARIIRGGSFESAPDALRSANRFTVPPGKRRQDAGLRVVRDLEPDEIGGSS, encoded by the coding sequence ATGATCCATAGCCTGCCGGGGGGCGGGCGCGGCGTGATCCGCGCGCTGGTCGCCGCCTGGGCGATGGCGCTGCTCGCGCTGGCGGGACCGGCGCGCGCGGCGGAAGAACCCCGGCTGGCGCTGGTGATCGTCAACGGCGCCTATCAATCCTTCGACAAGCTCGGCTCCACCTATGCCGATGGCGACAAGGTCGCGACCGCGCTCAACGCCACCGGCTTCATCGACGCCAGCGGGGACGGCCCGGTGCAGGTGCGCCGCGACCTGTCGCGCGAGGCGATGGGCCAGGCGGTGGCCGATTTCCGGGCGAAGCTGGCTGCGGCCGGTCCCAAGGCATTTGGCACCCTCTATTTCTCCGGCCATGGCGCGGCGCTGGGCAGCTATGGCGACGTCATGCTGCTGCCGGTCGATGCGGGGCGCGACCTGACGCCGCAAAGCGCGACGCTGACCCGCGCGGCGCTGACCCATAATCTGCTGGGATCGGGTGCGAAGACGGTGCTGATCGTGCTCGACATGTGCCGCAACGTCCTGCCGGCGCCGCCGCCCTCGCTCACGCAGATGATCGCCGCGGAAACCGGGACCGACGCCAGCGCGGTCGGCGAACTGGCGGGCAGCAAGGGACTGCGTCGCATGGTGCGCGCGCCCGCCGCCGCGATCCGGCCGGACCAGGGCTATCTGGTCGCCTTTTCCACCAGTGCCGACCAGGTCGCTTTCGACGACGGCATTTTTTCCAAGGTGCTGGCCGAGGAAATCCGCCGCCCGCAGCAGAATATCGCTGATGCGCTGAAGCGCGTGTCGGACCGTGTGGCGCTCTCGTCCGGCAAGAATTTCCAGAAGCCGACCTTCGACTATGGCCTGCAAGGCGCGCCGCCCTGCTTCATTTCCTGTGACCGGGCGGCAAGCGACCGTTTCTACGATTGCGCCAACTGCCCCTGGATGCGGGCGATTCCGGCCGGACTGACGCCGTTCGGATCGCCTGTGTCGGAACCGGGGCGTGGCGGGGATGAGGTGGCGCAGGCCGATGTGAAGATCGACCGGCCGTTCGCGATCGGCGTTTATGAAGTGACGATCGCCGAATGGAATGCCTGCGTGCGGGACAATGCCTGCACGAAGCTGGGCAATTGGGCGAAGGAAAACCCCAATCCGCTGATCCCCGCGACCGATATCAGTTACGAGGATGCGCAGGCCTTCGTCGCCTGGCTGAGTGTCCAGTCGGGCCGCGCTTATCGGCTGCCAAGCGAGCAGGAATGGGAATATGCCAGCCGCGGTGGCGCGTCCACGGCCTTTCCGTGGGGCGATGATATCAGCCCGTCCATGGCCAATTATGATCATACCGCCCGCTATCACGGGTCGGATACCGCGCCCTATCGCGGTTATCCCGAAGCGGTGAATAGCTATCCCGCCAATGCTTTCGGCCTCAACCAGATGCAGGGCAATGTGTGGGAATGGACTTCGGGTTGCACCGATACGTCCTGCCGCGCGCGGATTATCCGCGGCGGATCGTTCGAAAGCGCGCCCGATGCACTGCGATCGGCCAATCGTTTCACCGTCCCGCCCGGCAAACGCCGACAGGACGCAGGCCTGCGCGTCGTGCGCGACCTGGAGCCGGACGAGATCGGGGGATCGTCCTGA
- a CDS encoding caspase family protein, whose translation MSNPGYAHAETRALLVGAWQFKSSLIMDLVGPENDLAAMEAVIRGQGASDVTVLRNDGVSRTTVETALHALGLRSRPGDWIFLYYTGHGALAEAAVKGTRDGDTDQFLPLPGFDPDVKDAERFIVDKDFYTWLSMYVPKGVQVLMMADTCHSGTLHRSVDPRVRGMAPRLTLGARNVELGSRPAPRFASVLASSDGAPVSATRDDLANLFYISAARDDQIAWENALPVEGAPTRGFLTWSFEQGVTTPRADGKGMAADQNGDGTLSIGELGAYLNVQVRMLSGQRQESNTVIPPGRENQGLFATTAPPPAPPAQPPLPGLYVADLKARASVSGSNPWRILTDDRGADFIWDARAQAMLRRTGDIVAQNVKGLPQVRGVIDKWAALEALRPLLAERSARLMVGPLDNGARYPSGAPVTLALAPVQTGAGPDATSPRVATQRCSTSHRMVRCSGSFRSRHRTATACLPTASPCRCWTVR comes from the coding sequence GTGAGCAATCCGGGATATGCTCATGCCGAAACGCGGGCGCTGTTGGTCGGCGCATGGCAGTTCAAGTCTAGCCTGATCATGGACTTGGTAGGGCCGGAAAATGACCTGGCCGCCATGGAGGCCGTGATTCGCGGCCAGGGCGCGAGTGACGTCACGGTCTTGCGTAATGATGGCGTCAGCCGCACGACGGTGGAAACCGCCCTCCATGCGTTGGGCCTCCGGTCCAGGCCAGGCGACTGGATATTCCTTTATTATACCGGCCATGGCGCGTTGGCCGAAGCGGCGGTCAAGGGCACGCGCGACGGCGATACCGACCAGTTCCTGCCGCTGCCCGGTTTCGATCCCGATGTGAAGGACGCCGAGCGCTTCATCGTTGATAAGGATTTCTACACCTGGCTGTCCATGTACGTGCCAAAAGGCGTGCAGGTGCTGATGATGGCCGACACCTGCCATTCTGGCACGCTGCACCGCTCGGTCGATCCCCGTGTCAGGGGTATGGCCCCCCGCCTGACGTTGGGCGCGCGCAATGTCGAGTTGGGATCGCGGCCGGCGCCGCGCTTCGCCAGCGTGCTGGCGTCAAGCGATGGTGCGCCGGTCAGCGCCACGCGCGACGATCTGGCCAATCTGTTCTACATCAGCGCGGCGCGCGACGACCAGATCGCTTGGGAAAATGCGCTGCCGGTGGAAGGGGCGCCGACGCGCGGCTTCCTGACATGGTCGTTCGAGCAGGGCGTCACCACGCCGCGTGCCGATGGCAAGGGCATGGCCGCCGACCAGAATGGCGATGGCACGCTGTCGATCGGCGAACTGGGTGCCTATCTCAATGTCCAGGTCCGGATGCTGAGCGGCCAGCGCCAGGAAAGCAACACCGTCATCCCGCCAGGTCGCGAGAACCAAGGCCTGTTCGCCACCACAGCCCCGCCGCCCGCGCCACCCGCCCAGCCGCCGCTGCCCGGCCTCTATGTCGCCGATCTCAAGGCACGGGCCAGCGTCAGCGGGAGTAATCCCTGGCGCATCCTGACAGATGATCGGGGTGCCGATTTCATATGGGACGCGCGAGCGCAGGCGATGTTGCGCCGTACCGGCGATATCGTGGCGCAGAATGTGAAAGGTTTGCCGCAGGTGCGCGGCGTGATCGACAAATGGGCCGCGCTGGAGGCGCTGCGCCCCCTGTTGGCGGAACGCAGCGCCCGATTGATGGTCGGTCCGCTCGACAATGGCGCACGCTACCCCTCTGGTGCGCCGGTGACGCTGGCGCTGGCTCCGGTTCAGACGGGGGCGGGACCGGACGCGACCTCCCCGCGCGTCGCTACGCAACGGTGTTCAACATCGCATCGGATGGTACGGTGCAGCGGCTCTTTCCGGTCGCGGCATCGGACGGCGACGGCCTGCTTGCCGACGGCCAGTCCCTGCCGGTGCTGGACAGTCAGGTGA
- a CDS encoding PAS domain-containing protein, translating to MGDGVEQRDDWHLTQIVKHDLGRGDPFAAAVRATRMPMVITDPSQPDNPIVFCNEAFQTLTGYDREEIIGRNCRFLQGPDTDSASVTQIREAIGKGTNIEIDILNYRKDGSTFWNALYLSPVRDDDGKIQFFFASQLDVSSRIDAQAEINRRHNEIEREVDRRTAQLNDALEAKTLLLHEVDHRVKNNLTMIGSLLRLQARTINEPAITAKIEAMLERIDALATVHRRLYQSEDVSRFDIGAFTANLVSDVVGASGRDDLAVSVDVEPIEVPSGHAASLGLVLNEILTNAIKHGFAAGRSGTLSVSARKVDGQAIIAIADDGPGMSETHVDGLGRILITRLSKQVGAQAAWEAAHPGTQVRITFPVEL from the coding sequence ATGGGAGACGGTGTGGAACAGCGTGACGATTGGCATTTGACCCAGATAGTCAAGCATGACCTGGGACGAGGCGATCCATTCGCCGCAGCGGTGCGTGCGACCCGGATGCCCATGGTCATCACGGACCCGTCGCAGCCAGACAATCCCATCGTCTTCTGCAACGAAGCCTTCCAGACATTGACCGGTTACGATCGGGAAGAGATTATCGGCCGCAACTGCCGCTTTCTCCAAGGCCCGGACACGGACAGCGCGTCCGTCACGCAGATACGCGAAGCCATTGGCAAGGGCACGAATATCGAGATCGATATTCTCAACTACCGCAAGGATGGATCGACCTTCTGGAACGCCCTCTATCTCAGCCCGGTGCGCGATGATGACGGCAAAATCCAGTTCTTCTTCGCCTCCCAATTGGACGTATCGTCACGTATCGATGCGCAGGCGGAAATCAATCGTCGGCATAACGAAATCGAACGCGAAGTGGATCGGCGCACCGCGCAATTGAACGACGCCTTGGAGGCCAAGACGCTGTTGCTCCACGAAGTCGATCACCGGGTTAAGAACAATCTCACCATGATCGGTTCCTTGCTGCGCCTGCAGGCTCGCACTATCAACGAACCGGCGATCACCGCAAAGATCGAAGCGATGCTGGAGCGTATCGATGCGCTGGCGACGGTCCATCGTCGCCTCTACCAGTCCGAAGACGTGTCGCGGTTCGACATCGGCGCCTTCACCGCCAACCTCGTATCCGACGTGGTCGGTGCCAGCGGGCGCGACGATCTTGCCGTGTCCGTCGATGTCGAGCCGATCGAAGTGCCGTCAGGCCATGCAGCATCGCTGGGGCTGGTCCTGAACGAGATACTGACGAACGCGATCAAACATGGTTTTGCCGCCGGACGATCTGGCACCTTGTCGGTCAGCGCCAGGAAAGTCGATGGTCAGGCGATCATCGCGATCGCCGACGATGGTCCCGGTATGTCCGAAACGCATGTCGATGGCTTGGGCCGCATACTCATAACCCGACTATCCAAACAGGTCGGCGCACAGGCGGCGTGGGAAGCCGCCCATCCCGGTACGCAGGTCCGCATCACCTTCCCCGTGGAGCTATGA
- a CDS encoding nuclear transport factor 2 family protein has product MTEDDRRGIEQDCARLVALYANLNDAGRWEDVAALYAPDGRMARPTAPDEWTQGREAILVAFLARPARTTRHVCSNVVIDVLNDSEAVGESAMLLFTGEGAPKVGSFHDRFVRIEAGWRFAERRGSLTF; this is encoded by the coding sequence GTGACAGAGGACGATCGTCGCGGAATTGAGCAGGATTGCGCCCGGCTGGTTGCGCTCTATGCCAATCTGAATGACGCCGGGCGCTGGGAAGATGTTGCTGCGCTTTATGCGCCCGATGGTCGCATGGCGCGCCCGACCGCGCCCGATGAATGGACGCAGGGGCGCGAGGCGATATTGGTCGCTTTCCTCGCCCGGCCCGCGCGCACGACGCGGCATGTCTGTTCCAATGTCGTGATCGACGTTTTGAACGACAGCGAAGCGGTAGGGGAAAGCGCCATGCTGTTGTTCACGGGCGAAGGCGCGCCGAAAGTCGGTTCCTTTCACGACCGTTTCGTGCGCATAGAGGCAGGCTGGCGCTTTGCCGAAAGACGGGGCAGCCTGACTTTTTGA
- a CDS encoding IclR family transcriptional regulator → MNGTTPSTVKSAMRTIDIIEYVVARPAGVVAQEIAAGLAIPVSSLSYLLATLAERHYLTREGRRYLPGPALDRLAAPRIAMSLADKVRPLVKSLRLQINETASFFIRDGWHLEAIVTETAEQSLRYSISVGTRSPLHCLAAGKALLATLPDTELDDYFAQARLESFTPSSITDEAQLRAELAEVRATGIGRTREEYTPGICGLGMAVMVDDVAVGAFALAIPVPRFTAEVEGRTIAKLEQAASLFTAAEMPVV, encoded by the coding sequence ATGAATGGCACCACGCCGTCCACCGTCAAATCGGCGATGCGCACCATCGACATCATTGAATATGTCGTGGCGCGACCGGCGGGCGTGGTCGCGCAGGAGATCGCCGCGGGCCTGGCGATCCCGGTCAGCAGCCTGTCCTATCTGCTCGCGACATTGGCGGAACGCCATTATCTGACCCGCGAGGGGCGGCGCTATCTGCCCGGACCCGCGCTCGACCGGCTGGCCGCCCCCCGGATCGCCATGTCGCTGGCCGACAAGGTGCGGCCGCTGGTCAAATCGCTGCGGTTGCAGATCAACGAAACCGCATCCTTCTTCATCCGCGACGGCTGGCATCTGGAAGCGATCGTCACCGAAACGGCCGAACAGTCGCTGCGCTATTCGATCAGCGTCGGCACGCGCAGCCCGCTCCATTGCCTGGCGGCGGGCAAGGCGCTGCTGGCGACGTTGCCGGACACAGAACTGGACGACTATTTCGCGCAGGCGCGGCTGGAGAGCTTCACGCCCAGCAGCATCACTGACGAAGCGCAGCTGCGCGCGGAACTGGCGGAGGTGCGCGCCACCGGCATCGGCCGCACGCGGGAGGAATATACGCCGGGCATTTGCGGCCTGGGCATGGCGGTGATGGTGGACGATGTGGCGGTCGGCGCATTTGCGCTGGCGATTCCGGTGCCGCGCTTCACCGCCGAGGTGGAAGGGCGGACCATCGCCAAGCTGGAGCAAGCGGCGAGCCTGTTTACCGCGGCCGAGATGCCCGTGGTTTGA
- a CDS encoding TetR/AcrR family transcriptional regulator: MKMAVESATRGRPREFDPEEALSAALQVFWTRGYEGASLAELTEAMGITKPSLYACFGNKEALFHKALDLYERDKLCYMRSALEQPTARGVAERLLRGTLQIQTGGNDPRACLGVISMVACTTQAESIKTDVIARRASSDKALVQRLERAKAEGDLPAGVEPAAMATYLTAVIQGMGVQASGGATPAQLEQLVETTLAMWPSA, from the coding sequence ATGAAAATGGCAGTCGAATCCGCAACGAGAGGACGCCCCCGGGAATTCGATCCCGAGGAAGCCCTGTCGGCTGCGCTTCAGGTCTTCTGGACCCGGGGCTATGAAGGCGCATCCTTGGCCGAATTGACCGAAGCGATGGGCATCACCAAACCCAGCCTCTATGCCTGTTTCGGTAACAAGGAAGCGCTGTTCCACAAGGCGCTCGACCTCTACGAACGCGACAAGCTCTGCTATATGCGGTCCGCGCTGGAGCAACCCACCGCGCGGGGCGTGGCCGAACGGCTGCTGCGCGGCACGCTGCAAATCCAGACCGGCGGCAATGATCCGCGCGCCTGCCTTGGCGTCATCAGCATGGTCGCCTGCACCACCCAGGCCGAATCCATCAAGACCGACGTGATCGCGCGCCGCGCCTCTTCCGACAAGGCGTTGGTGCAGCGGCTGGAGCGCGCCAAGGCGGAAGGCGATCTGCCTGCCGGAGTAGAGCCTGCCGCGATGGCGACCTATCTGACCGCCGTCATCCAGGGCATGGGCGTTCAGGCCAGCGGCGGCGCGACGCCTGCGCAGCTGGAACAGCTGGTGGAAACCACGCTGGCCATGTGGCCGAGCGCATAG
- a CDS encoding response regulator — MQRPRPPLSVLIVEDEALLAMDIEAMIEDIGHHVVAEAASLFDVEALSDSIAPHLAFVDIQLARQTSGIDVARLITKRWPDTFIVFVTANPKKIPDDFAGGHGVIPKPFSRSGLKSAIRYIEEGVCDPPPTSPQPSSFLASPAFAASWAG, encoded by the coding sequence ATGCAACGCCCCCGACCGCCCCTGTCCGTCCTGATCGTCGAAGACGAGGCTTTGCTCGCCATGGATATCGAAGCAATGATCGAGGATATCGGTCATCATGTCGTGGCCGAAGCCGCATCGCTGTTCGATGTCGAAGCCCTCTCCGATTCGATCGCACCGCATCTGGCGTTCGTCGATATCCAGCTGGCGCGACAAACCAGCGGCATCGACGTCGCCCGTCTCATCACGAAGCGCTGGCCCGATACCTTCATCGTCTTCGTCACCGCCAACCCTAAGAAAATACCCGATGATTTTGCCGGCGGCCATGGCGTCATACCCAAGCCCTTCTCCCGCAGCGGCCTGAAATCGGCGATCCGCTATATCGAAGAGGGCGTCTGCGACCCGCCACCGACATCGCCGCAGCCTTCCAGTTTCCTCGCCTCTCCCGCCTTCGCCGCCAGCTGGGCCGGTTGA